A genomic region of Plasmodium malariae genome assembly, chromosome: 14 contains the following coding sequences:
- the CelTOS gene encoding cell traversal protein for ookinetes and sporozoites, putative, giving the protein MNKVQRLSIISSLLVFLCFVNVLCLRNKNGTSASSSLENGSEFSERLNKSFSSFISESASVEEIGNEIADNIANEIISALQKDSVSFLQSGFDIKRQLKENAKVVLKEVLKQGLEPIENIVADAVKPPHTNPQVYHLLSPVLKTLFNRMEQAVHVNVPDAIWDYETEEPYEGEEVEGQYSDDFFN; this is encoded by the coding sequence atgaataaagtACAAAGATTGTCCATTATTTCTTCCCTCCTAGTATTTCTGTGTTTTGTAAATGTTCTTTGCTTAAGGAATAAAAATGGAACGAGTGCTTCATCATCTCTTGAAAATGGAAGTGAATTTTCTGAAcgtttaaataaaagtttttCCTCATTCATTTCTGAATCTGCATCAGTTGAAGAAATAGGAAATGAAATAGCCGATAACATTGCCAATGAAATAATTAGTGCATTGCAAAAGGATTCAGTATCATTTTTACAAAGTGGATTTGACATTAAACGtcaattaaaagaaaatgctAAAGTGGTGTTAAAGGAAGTATTAAAACAAGGATTGGAACCAATAGAAAATATAGTAGCTGATGCTGTTAAGCCACCACACACTAACCCGCAAgtatatcatttattatcTCCAGTATTGAAAACTCTCTTTAATAGAATGGAACAAGCAGTGCACGTAAACGTGCCTGATGCGATATGGGATTATGAAACAGAGGAACCATACGAAGGGGAAGAAGTTGAAGGTCAATATTCAGatgatttttttaattaa
- the PmUG01_14051200 gene encoding conserved Plasmodium protein, unknown function: protein MFKKCFFFLIISIFSIILALYNKVKYENVGVNYYSSENNNGGSSSERSRRHGSDSSKGSYNGCELSDDYCSVDYIGDIKETQGSKIVSYKDTRINKVKKTFSQMFHPIFSEMNYESTGKNVISLFLEFFDNAKMFTVVSMRSSYHMLHAYGIVLISLLKILFLWFIIIEPYMQWLFFELKKFYIDLDYKTKKYIFSTICFFIAFLYFVYTGIINYILNKITKFYKYLLKKVFGINNFLFNVFPYIISCLLYATLVKTVPIYFISFFIYSCFFPLPSIYSVVIIIKYIYLPTINDCVINALTQTLKCKNDETNEQYSILNDNEFVELIHSDDDSYNRHSEKKKKNLEATRKEKEDKQETVCKSDKREKIAGRVALEEEVKDEGKNKVKDEVKHEVKNEVKHEVKNEVKHEVKNEVKHEVKNETGGEVMDEVVDKVKEKVMDKVEDKIEDALYDEKTDDVQEAEEIKETKYTNDEHETSEVTGKKVSNMDKRKNNKNDEDEISSRVKSSKKKKLFSFKLDNLKFIPKKKKKEKMKIERSMEIECIDNKENNYESLDLSKTDNENNVICYDVSILLEYWLFINILKFLNLFFFFRKYNKGSFMFEYFTLFVICINISEKLHEFMFLKNYKSSILVRFLKKFLVSTVDFLLYSLFNIRLESEDKKGKNGTDPNLKYAERSNILIKLSKIVKEKLKLNETVKFSLTCLKSVITENVVESVKLPIYIKIFINILIYMPQLILLIFPSFILKIYFAYFFFIFPIFGSLKSLEEKNSAHNKIYYICYFFFYNIASVTVNHAFFKCLPFYNLYKILITILVQTILKYIFNALKGRK, encoded by the coding sequence atgtttaagaagtgtttcttttttttaataatctctatatttagtataattttagcgctatataataaagtaaagTACGAAAATGTTGGtgtaaattattatagtaGTGAAAATAACAATGGAGGGAGTAGTAGCGAACGTAGCCGAAGGCATGGTAGTGATAGCAGCAAGGGTAGTTATAATGGCTGTGAATTATCAGATGATTATTGTTCTGTTGATTATATTGGAGATATTAAGGAAACCCAAGGAAGTAAGATTGTAAGTTATAAGGACACACGTATTAATAAAGTTAAGAAAACATTTAGTCAGATGTTTCATCCCATTTTTTCAGAAATGAATTATGAAAGTACAGGTAAAAATGTtatctctttatttttagaattttttGATAATGCAAAAATGTTCACAGTTGTTTCGATGAGATCAAGTTATCATATGCTACATGCATATGGAATAGTATTAATATCACTACTAAAGATTCTCTTTTTGtggtttattattattgaacCATATATGCAATGGTTgttttttgaattaaaaaaattttatatagatTTAGATTACAAAacgaagaaatatatatttagtacgatatgtttttttatagcaTTTCTTTACTTTGTTTACACTggtattataaattatattttaaataaaattaccaagttttataaatacttgttaaaaaaagtatttggaataaataatttcttatttaatgtatttccatatattatCAGCTGTCTGCTATATGCTACATTGGTAAAAACGGTAcctatatatttcatttccttttttatttattcttgcTTTTTTCCATTACCGTCCATATATTCagttgttataattataaaatacatatatttaccaACCATAAACGATTGTGTTATTAACGCCTTAACACAAACattaaaatgcaaaaatgacGAGACAAATGAGCAATATAgcattttaaatgataacGAATTTGTTGAGTTGATTCATTCCGATGACGATTCTTATAATAGGCattcagaaaaaaagaagaaaaatttgGAAGCAACACGTAAGGAGAAAGAGGATAAGCAAGAAACAGTATGTAAGAGCGacaaaagggaaaaaatagCAGGAAGGGTTGCATTAGAGGAGGAGGTTAAAGACGAGGGAAAGAACAAAGTAAAGGATGAAGTAAAGCACGAAGTAAAGAACGAAGTAAAGCACGAAGTAAAGAACGAAGTAAAGCACGAAGTAAAGAACGAAGTAAAGCACGAAGTAAAGAACGAAACAGGGGGTGAAGTTATGGACGAAGTAGTGGacaaagtaaaagaaaaagtaatgGACAAAGTAGAGGACAAAATAGAGGACGCATTATATGACGAAAAAACAGATGACGTGCAGGAAGCGGAGGAGATAAAAGAAACAAAGTACACAAATGATGAGCACGAAACAAGCGAAGTAACAGGAAAAAAAGTGAGTAATATGgacaaaaggaaaaataataaaaatgacgAAGATGAAATAAGCTCGAGAGTAAAAAGTTccaagaaaaagaaattattttcttttaagttAGATAATTTAAAGTTTATTccaaaaaagaagaaaaaagaaaaaatgaaaattgaaAGATCTATGGAGATAGAATGTATAGACaacaaagaaaataattatgaatctTTAGATTTATCAAAAAcagataatgaaaataatgttaTTTGTTATGATGTGTCAattttattagaatattggttatttattaacattCTGAAGttcttaaatttatttttttttttccgcaAATATAACAAAGGATCCTTTATGTTTGagtattttacattatttgttatatgtattaatattagCGAAAAATTACAcgaatttatgtttttaaaaaattacaaatcgTCCATTTTAGttcgttttttaaaaaaatttttagtaaGTACTGTagattttcttttatattctttatttaatataagaTTAGAAAGTGAagacaaaaaaggaaaaaatggtACGGATCCAAATTTGAAGTATGCTGAAAgaagtaatatattaatcaAGTTATcaaaaatagtaaaagaaAAGCTAAAATTGAATGAAACAGTAAAATTCAGCCTTACATGTTTAAAATCGGTTATTACAGAAAATGTAGTGGAAAGTGTTAAATTAccaatttatataaagatttttattaatatactaATTTATATGCCTCAGctaatattgttaatttttccttctttcattcttaaaatatattttgcttatttcttttttatttttccaataTTTGGATCACTCAAAAgtttagaagaaaaaaattcagcacataataaaatttattacatttgttatttctttttttacaatattgcCTCGGTAACCGTAAATCATGCTTTTTTCAAGTGTTTgcctttttataatttatacaaaattttaattaccATTCTAGTTCAAACcattcttaaatatatttttaatgctCTTAAGGGAAGGAAATAA
- the MDV1 gene encoding male development gene 1, putative, producing the protein MKFLNFSILNILCLFHFYLTLQNVYYECINTGTSQNNGNQNNLKFNSKDNGLSTVWSNKGYNYADLMKNGYLKNTQDLDELKDDLADELANKIKNKLGGYLKEDKNISDNENISDQVLNDLKNYAKDISQYIGLRAADLLDRHLEEALKPILSKKSYEKFEKALHSQNSSKLKIDEGDTNTENETNNENETNNENETNNENETNNENETNNENETNNENETNNENETRNENETSNENETSNENETSNENETNNENETNNENETNNENETNNENETTNENETNNENDTSHDDIIEETDNFVNELIEEYENKLQEELKQHKKEIKKHNILD; encoded by the coding sequence ATGaagtttttaaatttttcaatattaaaTATCTTGTGTCTATTTCACTTTTATTTAACTCTTCAAAATGTGTACTATGAGTGTATTAATACAGGAACTTCGCAAAATAATGGGaatcaaaataatttaaaatttaattcaaaGGATAATGGATTATCTACGGTATGGAGTAATAAGGGATATAATTATGCGGATCTAATGAAAAAtggatatttaaaaaatacccAAGATTTAGATGAGCTGAAAGATGATTTAGCTGATGAGTTAGCTAATAAgataaagaataaattagggggttatttaaaagaagacaaaaatataagtgaTAATGAGAATATAAGTGATCAAGttttaaatgatttaaaaaattatgccaAGGATATATCTCAATACATAGGTCTGAGAGCAGCTGATTTATTGGATAGACATTTAGAAGAAGCGCTTAAACctattttatcaaaaaaatcatatgaaaaatttgaaaaagcTTTGCATAGCCAAAATTCAAGTAAACTTAAAATCGATGAAGGTGACACAAACACcgaaaatgaaacaaataacgaaaatgaaacaaataacgaaaatgaaacaaataatgaaaatgaaacaaataacgaaaatgaaacaaataacgaaaatgaaacaaataatgaaaatgaaacaaataatgaaaatgaaacaaGGAACGAAAATGAAACAAGTAACGAAAATGAAACAAGTAACGAAAATGAAACAAGTAAcgaaaatgaaacaaataatgaaaatgaaacaaataatgaaaatgaaacaaataatgaaaatgaaacaaataatgaaaatgaaacaactaacgaaaatgaaacaaataatgaaaatgacaCAAGCCATGATGATATTATTGAAGAAACTGACAATTTTGTAAACGAATTAATTGAAGAATACGAAAATAAACTGCAGGAGGAATTAAAACAacacaaaaaagaaataaagaaacatAACATTTTAGACTAA